The genomic stretch TGACCAGCAGGTTGCCATGCATCGAACTTGCGTTTAATACCTAAGACTGCAAGCGGCAAGCTACCACCTACGGCTTTAGACATCACTACAACATCAGGTTCGATACCTGCGTGTTCGAATGCAAACATTTTGCCTGAACGTGCGAAACCAGCCTGAACTTCATCAAGAATCAACACGATGTTGTGTTTTTCAGTCACTTCACGGATTTTTTGCAACCATTTTACTGGTGCAGTTACCACACCACCTTCACCCTGAATCGCTTCAAGAATCACAGCTGCAGGTTTGGTCACACCACTTTCTACATCTTCAATGAAGTTTTCAAAGTAGTAAGTCAGGGCATCAACACCCGCTTCACCGCCAAGACCCAATGGGCAACGGTATTCATGCGGATACGGCATAAACTGTACACCCGGCATCAAGCCGTTCACTGCATTTTTCGCAGACAGGTTACCTGTCATTGCCAATGCACCATGAGTCATACCGTGGTAGCCGCCAGAGAAGCTGATCACTGAGCTACGACCGGTAAAGGTTTTCGCCAGTTTAATCGCAGCTTCGGTTGCATCTGCACCGGATGGACCACAGAACTGCAAGCAGTACTCTTCTTGGCCACCTGGAAGATAAGAAAGAAGTGCTTCAGTAAAAGCATCTTTTAAAGGAGTAGTAAGATCCAGCGTATGCAATGGTAAACCGCTTGCAATCGTATCCTGGATACTTTGAATGACTGCAGGATGATTATGGCCTAAAGCCAACGTCCCTGCCCCAGCTAAACAATCAAGGTACTCAGTACCTTCAACATCGGTAACCCAGCAACCTTGTGCTTTCGCTATCGCTAACGGTAATTTACGTGGATAACTACGCACATTCGATTCCATCTGACTTTGGCGAGTCAAGTAGTATTCGTTTGTGGAATTGGTGGCAGGGTTTACAGAAGTAACGCTCATATCGAATTACCATCTCTGATATGGGTGAAAGAAATAAGTCTGGTGACGTTTGGTCCTTTGACTCGGCGCTTTATAAAGGTTCTAGCTAGCAGTTTTGTATTCGAATAACTAGGAGGCGGATGATACCGAATTTTTCAGGAAAATAAACAACTTTCAGTCACATTTTGTCCTAATCTTTATCGAAAAAAAACATCATGCTAATCCATCCCCTAAATCATCATCTTACAGTGTGATAGCAGAAAGAAAAGCGTGTTCTTTTATGGTTTTTTGTAGCGCAGGCGGCATTCAGGTAACCAATCTTAAAATTATTCATTAAGTATTTAATTATTAAAAATAAATATAAATTAAATAATGAGATAAAATTAAAGAGAATTTAACACTCTTACGACAAATATTTCGTAAAAAGATCACAATTGAGATTTAATATTTTAACAACGGCTTAGATGGCCAATTTTAAGAAAAACAGGACAATTTCATGCGTCTCTTAGCACTTACCAGTTTGATCCTTGCCAGCACCCTCGCCACAGGCGCATTTGCAGCTCCTGCTGAATCTCTGAATTATAATGTTGTTAATCTTTCAGCAGAGGCTAGCCGTGAAATCTCAAATGATGAAATGCATGCTGTGCTTTATATTGAAAAATCCAACAAACAGCCGGCTGAACTAGCCACTCAAATTAACCAGTTGATGAATCAGGCGATCGCCACAGCACGCAAATATCCTACTGTGAAAATCGAGACGGGCGCACAAAGCACTTATCCTATTTATGACAATGACAACCGTAAATTGAAAGAATGGCGTGGTCGTGCCCAGATTCGTCTGGAATCGAAAGATTTTAAAGCAACGTCTCAACTGATTGCCGAATTACAACAGCACTTCCAGACCCAGTCGATTAACTTTAAAGTATCAGATGAAAAGCGTAAAAAAGTTGAAAGCGAGCTGATGATTGAAGCCACCAAAAACTTCCAGCAACGCGCACAGGCACTCACCCAGACCTGGAACAAACCGAGTTATCAACTGGTGAACTTAAACCTGAATACTAACAATTATTCACCACAGCCAGTACCGCGTATGGCCATGATGAAATCTGCATCGGCTGATATGGCGGTTCCTGAGCAGGAAGTTGCGGCGGGTGAATCGCAAATGACGGTCAGCGCGAATGGGGCGATTCAGTTTAAATAAGACTTCATTAGATTATTCGCACTTTTAAGAACCACTCTTTTGAGTGGTTTTTTATCATGTGAATATTCTTTAAAAAGCGAGGCTACAAATTCATACAAACTCAGGTAGGAATTGAGGTTTGACCGGTTTAGAGTAACGGACATTTGTTCCAGTCCTCTCTGCTCATGTCCCTTGACCAACTGAATCTTTACCTGTTTCATATCTTAAATGTACCCGACCAAGCCTCAATCTGGATGATCAACTATGCCTCCCTGATTGCGCATGACCTGGTTTATCTCTTTTTGCTGATTTTTTCTATTGCCTGGTTCCGTGGTAGTTACCAAGTAAAAACAGGGATTATAAAAGCCTTCATCTTCACAGCTATTACCTTATTGATGAGTGAAGTATTGTCTGCGATCCTTAATACCCCACGCCCGTTTGTGATAGATGTTGGCCGCACCCTGATTGAACATGCACCGACTGGTTCTTTTCCCAGCAACCATATGAGTATTTTTAGTGGGATTGCCTTCGCCTATTATTTTTCACCGCAGCGAGACTTGGGAAGAATTCTAATCTGGACAGCTTGGCTGGTAGCGTGGTCGCGTGTTTATGTCGGTGTGCATTTTCCGATTGATATGCTGGGTGCGTTTCTGATGGCAATAACAGTAAATTTAGCTGGATTACCATTGTGGTGGAAATATGAGAATCAAATCATGAACTTTATTTTGGGTATTCATTATTGGTTATTTTCGCCTTTAATTCGAATGGGCTGGATTAAATAAATATAATTAAAATGTCATAAAAAATCCCGCTCGAAAGCGGGACTTTTTGAATCTCTAAACTTGAATCTGAATAATTTAGTAAATCGCCATATGATTGCGATATATAAAGATAATAACTTATTGTTTTAATTATAATATTTTATAAGGTAAAAATATTTAACCTCCCATTTAACCTCCAATCGTGTTCTGTACCCCCTATTTTGAACAATAAATTATTTTGTTCGCCTCCTCTTTTTTGATGGAGCGAAATAGAGTATTTAAAGCTGCTCCTCTATTTAGTGGCTCAGGTAGCCCGATATTTTGAGCATATTGACTGAGTGACTTTAAGTAGCTCAGTTACTCACTAACCATCTTTGAGCTGGTCAGTAGAATTTTAGATTTTAAATCCGCATTTCAAATGTTGAATTAAGTTAGCCGTCCAAGTGGCTGATTAAGTAGCTCGGTCGCGTTTCAAATGTGAGCAAGTTATAAAAATCACAAAATACTTTCGATTGTAGATACGTGCATCCAGTCGCGTGTGCATTGCCGAAGTTGAGGATTTTAGATGGTGGGGGGTGATTCTATGTTGAGGCCATTTGTAGCAGTGAACCGCTCCAATAATCACGCTGTAATTCTATTGGGATTTTAAGCCTTAAAACCACATTTCCGCCCATCCCTCGCGCGCGCGCGCGTTTTGTTCCGAAACACAACGTAATTTTGCGCTGTCCTACTTCAGAAAACTTCAGTTTTAAAAATACAAAACCTGATAAAACATGAGATTCAGAACGGCGTACCTGTTAACAATTGTTGACATTCAAAACGCTGCACCTGTTATCAATTGTTATGGTTTGGACTACTACAAAATACTACTTTCCACTTGCTGCTCGGACTTAGGATTGAACCTGTCAAAACTTGTTATTCAGGATATGCACAAAACCGCCCTGATTGCTCGATATAGCCATGTTTTGGAAATGATGTACCTTTCATCAAGTCTTAGCCTAAACCTCACAAAACCTGACATTTAAACCGTGTCATTGCTAAGAAATACTAAGGTCAAAACTTATCTAAACTTAACCTTTAAACCTGATAAAACCTGAAATCATAACGGCATGATTAGAGAAGGTTAGAACCTGACAAAACCTGACATTTAGAACGCCGTAGCTGTAAGCAATAGTAAGTACCTTTAACTTTATTTTAACTTTTAACTCAAACAGGATTTTTTTTGCTGGTGCGGTTGGGAGTGGTCTCCGTTTTGGGCCAATCCATAAGATATGAAGTCCCCCCACTGGTTAGCCGTCACCACTCGATTGATTGAACCTTATAAAACGTGATATTTGTGATACGTAGTGATACAAGATAGGTATTCCTCAAAAACGGCGTAAACCTTGATATGACTATGTTTGAGTGTAGTTTTAATGGTCTTTTTTCATGTGGTGCTGTAAAACAAGAAAATACTTGGTCAGATTTAGAATCCAGTCAAGATTTAGCTAGACGTACCTAGACAAAACGGTACTTCTTGCTTGACGTAGCATGACAAAACCAAAACCACACTAAACCGCCGTACCCTTTGCATAGCTTGGCTTTGAGTGCATTTTTATAGGTGCTTTTATCAGTACCTTGTCAAACAAATATAAAAGGCTTGTCATGCAAGATTTAAGGCCATTTACTGATACGTACTGATACGGATTTTGTACGACGTAGAACGACAAAACAGGGGGTGTAATCATTTCATTTATGCGATTTGCGAAACAAACCCTATGAAAGAGAATTTTAAGCGGTTCATATTGGCTTAGTTTTGAATTTTCGGAGTCCATAAAAAGGGATGGGTCTGCATGGTTATCTTGACCATCCAGCCAATAAAAAAGCTCCCCATATTTAGGGAGCTTTGATTAAAGCAATTGCAGCTCATCAGCTCGAATCTCGGTTACTTCCCGATCCGCTCCTTTACTGTCTTTCCACTTCCTTGTACGCAATGAGCCTTCGATATACACCTTCCCACCTTTCTTGAGGTACTTACTCGCAATCTCGGCTAAACGGTTGTTAGTGGTGATTCTGTGCCATTCTGTAGCCTGTTTACGTTCGCCAGTGGTCTTGTCCTTCCAATGCTCGGAAGTTGCAACGCTGAATGTGGTAACGCTGCCACCGTTGGAGAATTGCTTTGTTTCAGGGTCACGACCCAAAACGCCCATAACTGTGACTCTATTTAAATTTGCCATTGTCTTAAATCTCTCTAATTTTCTCAGAATGTCTATTTCCTATAGGCAACATGGGCAACATGGGCAACATGGGCAACATGGGCAACATGCTTGCTATCAAAGCGTTTCAGGCTGTTGCCTCTTTTTTTTCACTTGGGCAACATGGGCAACATTTGAGGGAAATCTTAATTTGTTGCCTTTGTTGCCTTTTGCGTTTCTGTATGGGCAACACGCTCAAAGCCTTTATTCATAAGGTTGTTGCCCTTGTTGCCTTTGTTGCCCTGTGTTTTTACTATTCCCAGCTAAAAATAGCCTCTTTAACTGCATAAACTCGAATCGCTTTGCTTCGACTGGGTAGGCGAACTGTCTTTGTATTCTTCCCTGTATCATGTTCTAGCAGTTCTTGAATGAGTAAAGCCTTTGCAACTTTTCGGCTATCAAGACTTTTGCACACTTCATTTTTGAATTGCTCAGGCAGTACAAGAAATAACTTTTCGCCATTTTCTATCTTCCAGTACCCAACTCGATTAATAATCTTTTCGATATGTTCGGGGTCTGGGGTGATTGATTCAAAACGGCTGGATTCATTCGCCTCAAAAAAGGCTTTAACCTGCAAGATATATTCTCGATTTTCATAATCTCCAACATACTCAAAGTCATTCACCCATTCATTAAAAACGGCCTTCACTGCATTAAATGCCGTACCTGATTTCCATCCTGTAATCCCTGCTTGAGTGGCAAGCTCGCCTGCTGCTGCAATTAAGGCAAAGGCATTTGCCACTCGTACAATATGGCCTTGACTGTGACTTGCTACCAACTCAAGGTTGTATTGCTCTAATAGTTGCTTGGCTTGATTTGTGGTGCGTTCCTTGTCACTGGTTAGGTATTTAAGCCACTCCATACCTGCGACACCGTAGGATTGATTAGAACGCTCCACTAATAACCTAGATTGCTTTGCAGCACTTTCGGCAAAGTCGACCTGATCAAATAGCCCATGTTCGGAATGACTTATATCAATATCAATCAGGCGGATTTCCTGCCCCAGCTTGGTCTTTTGTCCGCTTTCCTGCATGATTTCTTTTAAACTTTTTTCACCAGTAGACAGAAAAATAACTTTCCATTCATAGGACGGTTTAGCAGTTATCTGCTTTGTCATGCGTCCTTTGCCTTTACCATTTGCCAGCATATAAACGATATTGCCCAGCTCTTTAGGGTTGGTAACTTCCCCTATCTCATCCAATGCTAAAAAACCATCATTGTGCATATAAGCTGTATGCTCTAAAGCATTGCCTGTTGATTTCCATGTTTTGTGATACTTGCTAGGTTTACCCCATACACTGCATCCAACATATAAAGCCGTTGTTTTACCTTTTGACGATTGTCCTTTGAAGTGAACGCCAGCACCGTTTTGCTGCTCCAGTGGTGCAAGCAATTGACCAGCAAATGCAGAACTCAGCGCGACTACTAATTTGCTATGGGTGGCAATAGGGATAGAAATGTTATTTTGCCACTGCTCCAAAGTACAGTTGCTTTGATAATTACTATCGACCCCCTGGGTAGCTTGATAAACGATTAATTCATCATTTTCATGCTGTCCGATCTGCTTGTTGGGCAATACGAATATATTGTCGTGCCAGCCCACGCGGTCAACACATAACGCCCTAGCATCAGTCGGGTAACTCATTAAATAGCTTTGCAGTAAATTCCTTGCTCTGCCATCAGGTGCAATAATCACCCCTTGATAAGCTAAGGCTTTGCGTAGCTCTACACCGTCCGACTGGAATAGCTCCATAGATAGCGCTTGAATATGTTTAACTCCATCAGCGTCATACCATTCTAACAAGCGACCCCATGCGTTATTAGTCATGTCCCTTGTTTGTGCCAGCACATTAATAGGACTTGAGATATAACGCCTCAATTC from Acinetobacter lwoffii encodes the following:
- the ssb gene encoding single-stranded DNA-binding protein, translating into MANLNRVTVMGVLGRDPETKQFSNGGSVTTFSVATSEHWKDKTTGERKQATEWHRITTNNRLAEIASKYLKKGGKVYIEGSLRTRKWKDSKGADREVTEIRADELQLL
- a CDS encoding DUF927 domain-containing protein, producing the protein MLDYDHPKELITPNDILNECTQLVSFNDAYSSHPVIQRFGSPEQPIYVDDGNVDINGVTYAQPLILPVYDGQMELVQCAVMQDGQRVAVMPDGLARGFARYGDFDHAQPVIITYSLEAFFKVAQTGYAVALVLLPTLCSSHKTELKPYDFEQIKFVINQLSQAGYTKLYLPVRIEQMHLEPFKELEQNTAVRLLCQYLRIGVNQFQIELSQDESVSEVLAFIEEAIEALPEKTNLPKGHLAKPFKYGDGVFHLLENGLYYIEQTKEDELRRYISSPINVLAQTRDMTNNAWGRLLEWYDADGVKHIQALSMELFQSDGVELRKALAYQGVIIAPDGRARNLLQSYLMSYPTDARALCVDRVGWHDNIFVLPNKQIGQHENDELIVYQATQGVDSNYQSNCTLEQWQNNISIPIATHSKLVVALSSAFAGQLLAPLEQQNGAGVHFKGQSSKGKTTALYVGCSVWGKPSKYHKTWKSTGNALEHTAYMHNDGFLALDEIGEVTNPKELGNIVYMLANGKGKGRMTKQITAKPSYEWKVIFLSTGEKSLKEIMQESGQKTKLGQEIRLIDIDISHSEHGLFDQVDFAESAAKQSRLLVERSNQSYGVAGMEWLKYLTSDKERTTNQAKQLLEQYNLELVASHSQGHIVRVANAFALIAAAGELATQAGITGWKSGTAFNAVKAVFNEWVNDFEYVGDYENREYILQVKAFFEANESSRFESITPDPEHIEKIINRVGYWKIENGEKLFLVLPEQFKNEVCKSLDSRKVAKALLIQELLEHDTGKNTKTVRLPSRSKAIRVYAVKEAIFSWE
- a CDS encoding diaminobutyrate--2-oxoglutarate transaminase, with the translated sequence MSVTSVNPATNSTNEYYLTRQSQMESNVRSYPRKLPLAIAKAQGCWVTDVEGTEYLDCLAGAGTLALGHNHPAVIQSIQDTIASGLPLHTLDLTTPLKDAFTEALLSYLPGGQEEYCLQFCGPSGADATEAAIKLAKTFTGRSSVISFSGGYHGMTHGALAMTGNLSAKNAVNGLMPGVQFMPYPHEYRCPLGLGGEAGVDALTYYFENFIEDVESGVTKPAAVILEAIQGEGGVVTAPVKWLQKIREVTEKHNIVLILDEVQAGFARSGKMFAFEHAGIEPDVVVMSKAVGGSLPLAVLGIKRKFDAWQPAGHTGTFRGNQLAMGTGLATINTIKEQNLAQNAQERGDFLQAELKKLAAEFPCIGNVRGRGLMIGVEIVDERKDADHMGSLPADGQLAAAIQTACFNNKLLLEKGGRNGTVIRLLCPLIITQDECVEVIARFKKSVAEALVAVRGA
- a CDS encoding SIMPL domain-containing protein (The SIMPL domain is named for its presence in mouse protein SIMPL (signalling molecule that associates with mouse pelle-like kinase). Bacterial member BP26, from Brucella, was shown to assemble into a channel-like structure, while YggE from E. coli has been associated with resistance to oxidative stress.), which gives rise to MRLLALTSLILASTLATGAFAAPAESLNYNVVNLSAEASREISNDEMHAVLYIEKSNKQPAELATQINQLMNQAIATARKYPTVKIETGAQSTYPIYDNDNRKLKEWRGRAQIRLESKDFKATSQLIAELQQHFQTQSINFKVSDEKRKKVESELMIEATKNFQQRAQALTQTWNKPSYQLVNLNLNTNNYSPQPVPRMAMMKSASADMAVPEQEVAAGESQMTVSANGAIQFK
- a CDS encoding phosphatase PAP2 family protein; the protein is MSLDQLNLYLFHILNVPDQASIWMINYASLIAHDLVYLFLLIFSIAWFRGSYQVKTGIIKAFIFTAITLLMSEVLSAILNTPRPFVIDVGRTLIEHAPTGSFPSNHMSIFSGIAFAYYFSPQRDLGRILIWTAWLVAWSRVYVGVHFPIDMLGAFLMAITVNLAGLPLWWKYENQIMNFILGIHYWLFSPLIRMGWIK